From a single Granulicella aggregans genomic region:
- a CDS encoding VOC family protein: MISGGNATIIVADMDRSIRFYTEVLGLRLTNRFGNDWATVNAGEGLTIGIHPASTKYPAPGTKGAIILGLDVDQPIEVAIRQLTNHGVQIKGSVARTEPGNFANFEDPDGHEIYLWEKTGSAVSDSALLETAAR, translated from the coding sequence ATGATTTCAGGCGGGAATGCAACCATCATCGTAGCGGACATGGATAGATCCATTCGCTTCTACACCGAAGTCCTGGGGCTTCGACTCACCAACCGTTTTGGCAACGACTGGGCAACAGTAAACGCAGGTGAAGGCCTCACCATCGGCATCCACCCCGCATCCACCAAGTACCCGGCGCCCGGGACCAAAGGAGCCATCATCCTGGGTCTCGACGTCGATCAACCGATAGAGGTCGCCATCAGGCAGCTCACAAATCACGGAGTGCAGATCAAAGGCAGCGTGGCCCGGACCGAGCCCGGCAACTTTGCGAACTTCGAAGATCCCGACGGCCACGAGATCTACCTGTGGGAGAAGACTGGCTCCGCTGTATCGGACTCAGCGTTGCTCGAAACTGCCGCTCGCTGA
- a CDS encoding DinB family protein, with protein sequence MTSEMTVTNVITAEALLESWQGHRRLTRRTIEAFPDDKLFEFSVGGMRSFGQMALEMIGMAVPTVEGVATGKWASFHAGKPASKKELLELWDAQTVGLDEKFPTIPEERFQAVDKAFGQWEMSGLAIIQYAIDNEIHHRGEGYVYLRALGIEPPHFWER encoded by the coding sequence ATGACAAGCGAAATGACGGTGACGAATGTGATTACAGCGGAAGCCCTGCTCGAGAGTTGGCAGGGCCATAGACGGCTCACGCGGAGGACCATCGAGGCGTTTCCTGACGACAAGTTGTTTGAGTTTTCTGTGGGTGGGATGCGGAGCTTTGGACAGATGGCGCTGGAGATGATCGGTATGGCTGTGCCTACGGTTGAGGGCGTGGCTACTGGTAAGTGGGCCTCGTTTCATGCGGGGAAGCCGGCTTCGAAGAAGGAGCTTTTGGAGCTTTGGGACGCGCAAACGGTGGGGCTCGATGAGAAGTTTCCGACGATTCCAGAGGAGCGGTTTCAGGCGGTAGATAAGGCGTTCGGGCAGTGGGAGATGTCGGGGTTGGCGATCATTCAGTATGCGATCGATAACGAGATCCATCACCGCGGGGAGGGGTATGTGTATCTGCGGGCGCTTGGGATTGAGCCTCCGCATTTTTGGGAGCGGTAG
- a CDS encoding sensor histidine kinase → MVKVGEVIVSTLRLLAPKLSIAAVDPVTDLSENCELWCSLGELQQILTNILNNAAEASSQRRKATIRVRESFDWTNPATPGVRITLADTGLGM, encoded by the coding sequence ATGGTGAAGGTCGGCGAAGTCATCGTCTCCACCCTCCGCCTGCTCGCTCCCAAACTCAGCATCGCCGCCGTCGACCCCGTCACCGACCTCTCCGAGAACTGCGAGCTCTGGTGCTCCCTCGGCGAGCTGCAACAGATCCTCACCAACATCCTCAACAACGCCGCGGAAGCGAGCAGCCAAAGGCGCAAAGCGACCATCCGCGTCCGTGAATCCTTCGACTGGACAAATCCAGCAACCCCCGGCGTCCGCATCACCCTCGCCGACACCGGCCTCGGCATGTAG
- a CDS encoding PAS domain-containing protein: MNAPNPAEDHLTRELLLENEARLHLHLDGTNVGLFEWDVATNKSRWSTGFYRMHGLEPNGTASYEVWRSQLHPDDQDRVEADIKRAVEKTDTVKTDYRIVHPDGELR; encoded by the coding sequence ATGAACGCCCCGAACCCGGCCGAAGATCACCTCACGCGAGAGCTCTTGCTGGAAAACGAGGCTCGCCTCCATCTCCATCTCGATGGCACCAACGTTGGCCTCTTCGAGTGGGACGTCGCCACCAACAAATCGCGATGGTCCACCGGCTTCTATCGCATGCACGGCCTCGAGCCGAACGGCACCGCAAGCTACGAAGTCTGGCGCAGCCAGCTTCATCCCGACGACCAGGACCGCGTCGAAGCCGACATCAAACGCGCCGTCGAAAAGACCGATACCGTCAAAACCGACTACCGCATCGTCCATCCCGACGGCGAACTTCGTTGA
- a CDS encoding transporter substrate-binding domain-containing protein — MRLLLASLLLASSISTVVFAESPTLAKVRAANSLNCGVDFEEVEYSTADAHGNHSRFDLDLCKAVAVAVLGPGAHFTAVPYRAEADALKGLKAGEIDVLATGSANYLNTSSGTFAFSKPVFYDFQGFLVNKSMNIHSAKDFAGKKVCFIGGTEIEDQVQAFMKREGIKWLPFSFQEEGEMEAAFVTGNCAAITADVSQLGFERIAYKGFAAKCEILPDVVANDPLALTTRSGDAQWSAIVDWVANGLVLAEQSGVTQANVLAMKKSSDDLVVMRLLGSQKGYGQFLGLDDAWAAHVIEAVGNYGELFDRTLGAGSPMRLERGANSLSTRGGLMVGEPIR; from the coding sequence ATGCGCCTGTTACTCGCTTCCCTGTTGCTTGCTTCGTCGATTTCGACGGTCGTCTTTGCTGAGTCCCCGACACTGGCCAAGGTGCGTGCCGCAAACTCTCTGAACTGCGGCGTGGACTTTGAAGAGGTGGAGTATTCGACCGCCGATGCGCATGGAAATCACTCGCGGTTCGACCTCGACCTTTGCAAGGCTGTGGCTGTGGCGGTGCTGGGGCCGGGAGCGCACTTTACCGCAGTTCCCTATCGCGCTGAGGCGGATGCGCTGAAGGGGTTGAAGGCGGGCGAGATCGATGTGCTGGCGACGGGATCTGCGAACTACTTGAATACATCGAGTGGAACGTTTGCCTTCTCGAAGCCGGTGTTCTACGACTTTCAGGGCTTCCTGGTGAATAAGTCGATGAACATTCACTCCGCCAAGGACTTTGCGGGGAAGAAGGTCTGCTTCATCGGCGGGACCGAGATCGAGGACCAGGTGCAGGCGTTCATGAAGCGCGAGGGGATCAAGTGGCTTCCCTTCTCTTTCCAGGAAGAGGGCGAGATGGAAGCGGCGTTTGTGACAGGCAACTGCGCGGCGATCACGGCGGATGTGTCGCAGCTTGGGTTCGAGCGGATCGCGTACAAAGGGTTCGCGGCAAAGTGCGAGATCCTGCCGGATGTGGTGGCGAACGACCCGCTGGCGCTGACGACCCGCTCGGGAGATGCGCAGTGGTCGGCGATTGTGGATTGGGTGGCGAATGGGTTGGTCCTGGCGGAACAGTCCGGGGTGACGCAGGCGAACGTGTTGGCGATGAAGAAGAGCTCGGATGACCTGGTGGTGATGCGGCTGCTGGGATCGCAGAAGGGGTATGGGCAGTTCCTGGGGTTGGACGATGCCTGGGCGGCGCATGTGATCGAGGCGGTGGGGAACTACGGGGAGCTGTTCGACCGGACGCTGGGGGCGGGGTCGCCGATGCGGTTGGAGCGTGGGGCGAATAGTTTGTCTACGCGAGGTGGGTTGATGGTGGGGGAGCCGATTCGGTAA
- a CDS encoding methyl-accepting chemotaxis protein, whose translation MSAVSTRKLEIAGELGILASEMLSSERGIIVRTLLKDAAKVDQYHADFLRDANRRQDLLKAERELATSDKEKQTIEALIGRYGERIEAHNKLYALARSGDGAAAAALQGGTLLPMSTAAQASVSVLRKVATDQVEASAAASASTVTFSIWLVGIMVLLSLALGAVVIYIVRDINDALTRTVIELSEGAEQIASASSQVSSSSQSLAQGASQQAASLEETSASAEEINSMAQKNNENAGAMATLVGESKVEFVNTNRELNEMMAAMDGINDSSGKIAKIIKIIDEIAFQTNILALNAAVEAARAGEAGMGFAVVADEVRSLAQRSAQAAKDTASLIEDSVVKSQAGKEKLVGVVTSIHRISGEFTSLSTLVDEVSHGSQEQSAGIGQIGRALSQMENVTQTTAASAEEGAAAAEELNAQSESMKELTSRLNEMIGATLGSSLSSRPSRIAANVKSARRIPAPFAGKVRPFRSKAAGSAEASFPMEDNFSSF comes from the coding sequence GTGAGCGCGGTTAGCACCCGCAAGCTTGAGATCGCGGGCGAACTGGGGATCCTTGCAAGCGAGATGCTCTCCTCCGAGCGCGGCATCATCGTCCGCACGCTTCTCAAAGATGCCGCCAAGGTCGACCAGTACCACGCCGATTTCCTTAGGGATGCAAACCGCCGCCAGGACCTCTTGAAAGCGGAGAGGGAGCTGGCAACGAGTGACAAAGAAAAGCAGACTATCGAAGCGCTGATCGGGCGGTATGGGGAGAGAATCGAGGCGCACAACAAGCTCTACGCGCTGGCGCGGTCGGGAGATGGAGCGGCGGCCGCGGCCCTGCAGGGCGGCACGCTGCTCCCGATGTCGACGGCGGCCCAGGCGTCGGTCAGCGTTTTACGGAAGGTCGCAACAGACCAGGTAGAGGCGAGCGCTGCCGCAAGTGCTTCTACCGTGACGTTCAGCATCTGGCTGGTGGGCATCATGGTCCTTTTGTCGCTTGCCCTGGGCGCAGTGGTCATCTACATCGTGCGCGACATCAATGACGCCCTGACGCGAACGGTGATCGAACTTTCGGAGGGTGCGGAGCAGATCGCCTCGGCATCGTCGCAGGTGTCGTCGTCAAGCCAATCCCTGGCGCAGGGGGCCTCGCAGCAGGCTGCAAGCCTCGAAGAGACGTCTGCCTCCGCTGAGGAGATCAATTCGATGGCGCAGAAGAACAATGAGAATGCAGGTGCGATGGCCACGCTGGTAGGCGAGTCCAAGGTTGAGTTCGTCAACACAAATCGCGAGCTGAACGAAATGATGGCTGCCATGGACGGGATCAACGATTCGAGCGGCAAGATCGCGAAGATCATCAAGATCATCGACGAGATCGCCTTCCAGACCAATATCCTGGCTTTGAATGCGGCGGTTGAGGCGGCCCGCGCAGGTGAAGCGGGTATGGGTTTCGCGGTGGTTGCCGATGAGGTGCGCAGCCTCGCACAACGCAGCGCGCAGGCGGCCAAGGACACTGCGAGCCTGATTGAGGACTCCGTCGTGAAATCGCAGGCTGGTAAGGAGAAGCTGGTTGGAGTGGTCACCTCCATCCATCGTATTTCGGGAGAATTTACCAGCCTGAGCACGCTCGTCGATGAAGTGAGCCATGGAAGCCAGGAGCAATCCGCCGGTATCGGACAGATTGGCAGGGCGCTCTCTCAAATGGAGAACGTGACCCAGACTACGGCCGCGAGCGCGGAAGAGGGCGCGGCCGCGGCGGAGGAGTTGAACGCGCAGTCGGAGTCCATGAAGGAGCTGACATCACGCCTGAATGAGATGATCGGCGCTACGCTGGGCTCGAGCCTATCGTCTCGACCGAGCCGCATCGCCGCGAATGTAAAGTCAGCGCGGCGCATTCCTGCACCCTTCGCGGGTAAGGTTCGCCCGTTCAGGTCGAAGGCGGCGGGCTCGGCCGAAGCCAGCTTCCCGATGGAGGACAACTTCAGCAGTTTCTAG
- a CDS encoding putative bifunctional diguanylate cyclase/phosphodiesterase, which translates to MSSITPPEFNPSTDEQIIFQQEYHRVCQRTDRLIALAMCLQWPAAVAAAYFISPSTWNGNAASLHPHIIAAIGIGGLITVLPVLLAYLHPGKRSTRHAIAACQMLMSALIIHITGGRIESHFHVFGSLAFLAFYLDWQIIITATVVTLLDHLLMGIYAPELIFGSAIASEWRLLEHVLWVVFCDAFLITSCIQSLRGLREAAHRDAQQKVLIHQAYHDALTGMGNRLLAHQELTSLLESPSSRVGFALLAIDLDRFKEVNDSFGHKVGDDLLIQVGQRLRPLIRKKDTLVRMGGDEFVVILENCPDEAEAAAIAGRILESVNMPFYIGSHVVGVGASIGICLYPTGAADVSELFHHADLALYKVKERGRNDYFFFDEEMRAEVMRQLQFEDRVRLAVHDGLFSVHYQPIVNNEGTLIGFEALLRWTDPVLGVVPPNAFIPVAERCGLIIPLGQWVLEQSCHEAARWQSSEGGGVKISVNVSPVQLTSPDFVKLVTDTLARSGLRPELLDLELTESVLVEHGGRSAEAMLQLRALGVHLSIDDFGTGYSSLSYLRDLPVQRLKIDRSFVRDIVQSEAGRALIESMIEMGRTLKLKVLAEGVETAEQFEILRAAGCDEIQGFITSKAIPAAQAQNMVDHRKLLSSGQREAVKVPADKEVVAA; encoded by the coding sequence GTGAGCTCCATCACGCCGCCGGAATTCAATCCTTCCACCGACGAGCAGATCATATTCCAGCAGGAATACCATCGGGTGTGCCAGCGCACCGACCGCCTCATCGCGCTCGCCATGTGCCTGCAGTGGCCCGCCGCTGTCGCCGCTGCCTACTTCATCAGCCCGAGCACCTGGAACGGCAACGCCGCCTCCCTCCATCCCCACATCATCGCTGCCATCGGCATCGGCGGTCTCATCACCGTGCTCCCGGTTCTGCTCGCCTATCTGCATCCCGGCAAGCGTTCCACCCGCCACGCCATCGCCGCCTGCCAGATGCTGATGTCCGCCCTCATCATTCACATCACCGGCGGCCGCATCGAGAGCCACTTCCACGTCTTCGGCTCGCTCGCCTTTCTCGCGTTCTATCTTGACTGGCAGATCATCATCACCGCCACCGTCGTCACCCTCCTCGATCACCTCCTCATGGGCATCTACGCCCCCGAGCTCATCTTCGGCTCCGCCATCGCCAGCGAGTGGCGTCTGCTCGAGCACGTCCTCTGGGTCGTCTTCTGCGACGCCTTCCTCATCACCTCCTGCATCCAAAGCCTCCGCGGCCTCCGCGAAGCAGCTCACCGCGACGCCCAGCAGAAGGTCCTCATTCACCAGGCCTACCACGACGCCCTCACCGGCATGGGCAACCGTCTGCTCGCCCACCAGGAACTGACTTCGCTCCTGGAGTCTCCCTCCAGCCGGGTCGGCTTCGCTCTCCTCGCCATCGACCTCGACCGCTTCAAGGAAGTCAACGACAGCTTCGGCCACAAGGTCGGCGATGACCTCCTCATCCAGGTCGGCCAACGCCTCCGTCCCCTCATCCGCAAGAAGGACACCCTCGTCCGCATGGGCGGCGACGAGTTCGTCGTCATCCTCGAGAACTGCCCCGACGAGGCCGAAGCCGCCGCCATCGCCGGACGCATCCTCGAGAGCGTCAACATGCCCTTCTACATCGGCAGCCACGTCGTTGGCGTCGGAGCCAGCATCGGCATCTGCCTCTACCCCACCGGAGCCGCCGACGTCAGCGAACTCTTCCACCACGCCGACCTCGCCCTCTACAAGGTCAAGGAGCGCGGCCGCAACGACTACTTCTTCTTCGACGAAGAGATGCGCGCCGAAGTCATGCGCCAGCTCCAGTTCGAAGACCGGGTCCGCCTCGCCGTCCATGACGGCCTCTTCAGCGTCCATTACCAGCCCATCGTCAACAATGAAGGCACCCTTATCGGCTTCGAGGCCCTGCTGCGTTGGACCGATCCCGTCCTCGGTGTCGTTCCCCCTAACGCCTTCATCCCGGTCGCGGAGCGTTGTGGCCTCATCATTCCGCTCGGCCAATGGGTGCTCGAACAGTCATGTCACGAAGCAGCACGCTGGCAGTCTTCTGAGGGCGGCGGCGTCAAGATCTCAGTGAACGTCTCGCCCGTCCAGCTCACCAGCCCGGACTTCGTCAAGCTTGTCACCGACACACTCGCCCGCTCTGGCCTCCGTCCTGAGCTCCTCGACCTGGAACTCACCGAGTCCGTTCTCGTCGAGCACGGAGGCCGTTCCGCCGAAGCCATGCTGCAGCTTCGCGCCCTCGGCGTCCACCTCTCCATCGACGACTTCGGCACCGGATACAGCTCCCTCAGCTATCTCCGCGACCTCCCCGTTCAACGCCTCAAGATCGACCGCTCCTTCGTCCGCGACATCGTCCAATCCGAAGCCGGCCGCGCTCTCATCGAGAGCATGATCGAGATGGGCCGCACCCTCAAGCTCAAGGTCCTCGCCGAAGGCGTCGAGACCGCCGAACAGTTTGAGATCCTCCGCGCCGCCGGCTGCGACGAGATCCAGGGCTTCATCACCTCAAAGGCGATCCCCGCGGCCCAGGCTCAAAACATGGTCGATCACCGCAAACTCCTCTCATCCGGCCAGCGCGAAGCCGTCAAAGTCCCCGCCGACAAAGAAGTCGTCGCTGCCTGA
- a CDS encoding sensor domain-containing diguanylate cyclase encodes MTEQDRLAALFELDLLDTAEEKEFDDLVCLASAICGTPISTVTLIDKDRQWFKAAIGLTDRETHRNVSFCSHAIEQTGLFLVEDATADHRFSGNALVTGTPHFRFYAGIPIHAPCGAAIGTLCVIDTVPRQLTTDQKEALRILSEQVQARIDLRLKQKALIQKQAELELIAATDFLTGVSTRRVFSSRAEAEFAHWKRHRSPFSILLMDIDNFKQRNDRHGHAAGDEALVLIGQVLKACLRVSDLAARMGGEEFGVLLPHTDLHGAVDFAARFRRALQNVEHGPLPLTASLGVASATSDCASWEQLLSHADEAMYIAKRSGKDRAEAFGSLPAARELATPAL; translated from the coding sequence ATGACCGAACAAGATCGCCTTGCAGCTCTCTTCGAGCTCGACCTGCTCGACACCGCCGAAGAAAAAGAGTTCGACGACCTCGTCTGCCTCGCGTCCGCCATCTGCGGAACTCCCATCAGCACCGTCACGCTGATCGACAAAGACCGCCAGTGGTTCAAGGCCGCCATCGGCCTCACCGACCGTGAGACCCACCGCAACGTCTCCTTCTGCTCCCACGCCATCGAGCAGACTGGCCTCTTCCTTGTGGAGGACGCCACCGCCGACCATCGCTTCTCCGGGAACGCTCTCGTCACCGGCACCCCGCACTTCCGCTTCTACGCTGGCATCCCCATCCACGCCCCATGCGGCGCGGCCATCGGTACCCTCTGCGTCATCGACACCGTTCCCCGCCAGCTCACCACCGATCAGAAAGAAGCTCTCCGCATCCTCAGCGAGCAGGTCCAGGCACGCATCGACCTCCGCCTGAAGCAAAAGGCCCTCATCCAGAAGCAGGCCGAGCTCGAGCTCATCGCTGCCACCGACTTCCTCACCGGCGTCTCCACCCGGCGCGTCTTCAGCTCCCGCGCCGAGGCAGAGTTCGCCCACTGGAAGCGTCATCGCAGCCCCTTCTCCATCCTCCTCATGGACATCGACAACTTCAAGCAGAGAAACGACCGCCACGGCCACGCCGCCGGAGACGAAGCCCTGGTCCTCATCGGGCAGGTGCTGAAAGCCTGCCTCCGCGTAAGCGATCTCGCCGCCCGCATGGGAGGCGAGGAGTTCGGTGTCCTTCTGCCACACACCGACCTCCACGGCGCCGTCGACTTCGCCGCACGCTTCCGCCGCGCACTCCAGAACGTCGAGCACGGCCCCTTGCCGCTCACTGCCAGCCTTGGCGTCGCCAGCGCAACCAGCGATTGCGCTTCCTGGGAGCAGCTCCTCTCCCACGCCGACGAAGCCATGTACATCGCCAAACGCTCCGGCAAAGACCGCGCCGAAGCCTTCGGCTCACTCCCGGCAGCCCGCGAACTCGCCACACCCGCTCTCTAA
- the mltG gene encoding endolytic transglycosylase MltG has product MKSLATLLLLALLAAAAFAWLFYLPFGPSSETFVDIPTGTSGTAIGQQLAKTGIIRSPYAFDLMRAQKGGTLKAGEYRFDHPAPLAEVYARLIKGDVYTRTVAIPEGFNLFDIAAAVESAGLGTKASFLAAARQHTELIADLSPHATSLEGYLFPDTYHFSRHATPQQMLAIMVRRFRQVTTQLGLPKASNTIVILASLIEKEVSVDSERPLVASVFENRLAKSMPLQTDPTVIYAALLENRYRGTIYASDLKSDSPYNTYRHPGLPPGPICSPGVAALRAAISPAKSDFLYFVSDANGHSRFAATLKDHATNVTQYRAAKH; this is encoded by the coding sequence TTGAAATCCCTCGCCACGCTCCTGCTGCTCGCCCTCCTCGCCGCAGCCGCCTTCGCCTGGCTCTTCTATCTCCCCTTCGGCCCCTCCTCCGAGACCTTCGTTGACATCCCCACCGGCACCTCCGGCACCGCCATCGGCCAGCAACTAGCGAAGACCGGCATCATCCGCAGCCCTTACGCCTTCGACCTCATGCGCGCCCAGAAAGGCGGCACCCTCAAGGCCGGCGAGTACCGCTTCGACCACCCCGCCCCGCTCGCCGAGGTCTACGCCCGCCTCATCAAGGGCGACGTCTACACCCGCACCGTCGCCATCCCCGAAGGCTTCAACCTCTTCGACATCGCTGCAGCCGTCGAGTCCGCCGGCCTCGGCACCAAAGCCAGCTTCCTCGCCGCCGCCCGCCAGCACACTGAGCTCATCGCCGACCTCAGCCCCCACGCCACCTCGCTCGAGGGCTATCTCTTCCCCGACACCTACCACTTCTCCCGCCACGCCACCCCGCAGCAGATGCTCGCCATCATGGTTCGCCGCTTCCGCCAGGTCACTACCCAGCTCGGCCTCCCCAAAGCCAGCAACACCATCGTCATCCTCGCCTCCCTCATTGAAAAAGAGGTCAGCGTCGACTCCGAGCGCCCCTTGGTCGCCAGCGTCTTCGAGAATCGTCTTGCCAAATCCATGCCCCTCCAGACCGATCCCACAGTGATCTACGCCGCCCTCCTCGAGAACCGCTACCGAGGCACCATCTACGCCTCCGACCTCAAATCCGACTCCCCCTACAACACCTATCGCCACCCCGGCCTGCCACCGGGCCCCATCTGCAGCCCCGGCGTAGCCGCCCTCCGCGCCGCCATCTCCCCCGCAAAGAGCGACTTCCTTTACTTCGTCTCCGACGCCAACGGCCACAGCCGCTTCGCCGCCACCCTCAAGGACCACGCCACGAACGTCACGCAGTACCGCGCCGCAAAGCACTAA
- a CDS encoding helix-turn-helix transcriptional regulator, with protein MYDPITRVFTVLEILQGRDRVSGAELAQRLDVDLRTVQRYIVRLKDLNIPIDSSPGVGGAYRLRPGFRLPPLVLTNEEAFALALGLRALHQIGLAAFAPATEGALAKLGRVLPEALRESIRAIEEVVAIEPGPWVVPTSVESLIAAASAIRTGHRLSFIYEAHSKTISTREIEPYGLMHGDGRWYLIGHCIARKAMRTFRLDRATQLKICPNTFEPPSGFDARGYLAKNMPFAQSDYQIDVWIDMSFEEADRNFAPWRIASEPHNGGTRIRCGRDRLEMFAAMLLSTGRRIVVNTPPELRDTFRQLAQQATQAAESLTPIE; from the coding sequence ATGTACGACCCCATCACGCGCGTCTTCACCGTCCTCGAGATCCTGCAAGGCCGCGACCGCGTCAGCGGAGCCGAACTCGCCCAGCGCCTCGACGTAGACCTGCGCACCGTCCAGCGCTACATCGTCCGCCTCAAGGACCTCAACATCCCCATCGACTCATCGCCCGGGGTAGGCGGTGCCTACCGCCTCCGCCCCGGCTTCCGCTTGCCGCCTCTCGTCCTCACCAACGAAGAAGCCTTCGCCCTGGCCCTCGGACTCCGCGCCCTGCATCAGATCGGCCTCGCCGCCTTCGCTCCCGCCACCGAAGGAGCTCTCGCCAAACTAGGCCGCGTCCTTCCCGAAGCCCTTCGCGAGAGCATCCGCGCCATCGAAGAGGTCGTCGCCATCGAACCCGGCCCCTGGGTCGTCCCCACCTCGGTGGAATCCCTGATCGCTGCCGCCTCCGCCATCCGCACCGGCCACCGGCTCAGCTTCATCTATGAAGCCCACAGCAAGACCATCTCCACCCGCGAGATCGAACCCTACGGCCTCATGCACGGAGACGGCCGCTGGTACCTCATCGGCCACTGCATCGCGCGCAAGGCCATGCGCACCTTCCGCCTCGACCGAGCAACGCAGCTGAAGATCTGTCCCAACACCTTCGAGCCACCATCCGGCTTCGACGCCCGCGGATACCTTGCGAAGAACATGCCCTTCGCTCAATCCGACTATCAGATCGACGTCTGGATCGACATGTCCTTCGAAGAAGCCGACCGCAACTTCGCCCCTTGGCGTATCGCCTCCGAACCCCACAACGGTGGCACCCGCATACGCTGCGGCCGCGACCGCCTAGAGATGTTTGCGGCGATGCTCCTCAGCACCGGCCGCCGCATCGTCGTCAACACGCCTCCCGAGCTCCGCGACACCTTCCGCCAACTAGCCCAACAAGCCACCCAAGCCGCAGAAAGTCTTACCCCTATCGAATAA
- a CDS encoding nuclear transport factor 2 family protein: protein MGEAEMRAALDAHWRASADGDLEAEHAIYADDAICDYPQSGERIYGRRNLQTLRGHHPGRPSGFEVRRIVGRGELWVTEYTIVYQGKPAYTVSIMEFRNGKVMHETQYFAEPFEAPGWRSEWVGKMG from the coding sequence ATGGGCGAGGCAGAGATGCGGGCGGCGCTGGATGCGCATTGGCGCGCGTCGGCGGACGGGGATTTAGAGGCGGAGCACGCGATCTATGCCGACGATGCGATCTGCGACTATCCGCAGTCGGGCGAGCGGATCTACGGGCGAAGGAATCTGCAAACGCTGCGGGGACATCATCCGGGGCGACCGTCGGGATTTGAGGTCAGGCGGATCGTGGGACGAGGGGAGCTTTGGGTCACGGAGTACACGATCGTCTACCAGGGCAAGCCGGCCTACACGGTCAGCATCATGGAGTTTCGCAACGGCAAGGTGATGCATGAGACACAGTATTTTGCGGAGCCGTTTGAGGCTCCCGGATGGCGGAGTGAGTGGGTGGGGAAGATGGGGTGA
- a CDS encoding winged helix-turn-helix domain-containing protein, producing MRASAIWPEIKLDREAGASTLRHQIGQQLSRAIRDGRLAYGVRLPSSRLMARVLTVSRGTVVEAYEGLLELGLIVAVPGSGMRVVHPSPRVPDLGNLKRAAAAAHYPARVCVFDDLDGTPLYLNVLR from the coding sequence ATGAGAGCGAGCGCAATCTGGCCTGAGATCAAGCTGGATCGTGAGGCGGGGGCTTCGACCTTACGCCACCAGATCGGGCAGCAACTCAGCCGGGCCATCCGCGACGGCAGGCTGGCTTATGGGGTTCGCTTGCCTTCATCCCGCCTGATGGCCAGAGTGCTCACGGTGTCGCGTGGAACCGTGGTGGAGGCTTATGAAGGCTTGCTGGAGCTGGGGTTGATTGTTGCCGTTCCGGGAAGCGGGATGCGCGTCGTCCACCCTTCGCCCCGAGTGCCGGATCTGGGCAATCTGAAGCGAGCTGCGGCTGCGGCGCACTATCCGGCCCGGGTCTGTGTCTTCGATGACCTGGACGGCACACCGCTCTACCTGAATGTGCTGCGCTAG